From the Chitinophagaceae bacterium genome, the window AGCATTTGCTAATTCATATAGGCTGTAATATTAACTGTAGTTTAGTTTTTAAAAAAAGACAGTTCCTAGTGATAAATCATTCAAGTTCTGAGTGTAGCAATTAAATATTTTCTCTCTTTTTTGCCAAATTTTTTATATATTTGATACTATTTTTAGTAAACCTGATTTTATGAACATGGTCAATAAAAATATCCGTTTTCTGAGAAATGCTGACGGACTTACTCAAGAAAAGTTTGCGGAAGAGTTCGGTATCAAACGTTCTCTTCTTGGAGCCTATGAAGAAGGTCGTTCAAACCCTAACTACAAGGTGATGATGCTCATTTGTCAGCGGTATAAAATTTCTATGGAATCTTTGCTGAAAGAAGATTTATCTTCCTCTCTAAAGCATAGAATTTCCAAACATTCAGGAAAAAATGGCAACGCCCTGATTGATAACGACAACTTTCGTTTGCTTACAATTACCGTTGACAATGAAGGCAGGGAAAATATAGAATTGGTTTCACAAAAAGCTGCCGCAGGCTACCTGAGTGGTTATGCTGATGAAGAGTTTATTAAAGAATTGCCTAAGTTTCGATTACCTTTTTTGCAAAGCGGAACCTACAGAGCCTTTGAAATCACCGGAGATTCTATGCTGCCCATACAACCCGGAAGTATACTAATTGGCCAATATGTTGAAACAGCTGAAGACCTAAAAGACGGGTCTCCCTATGTGGTCGTTTCAAAAAATGA encodes:
- a CDS encoding helix-turn-helix domain-containing protein, encoding MNMVNKNIRFLRNADGLTQEKFAEEFGIKRSLLGAYEEGRSNPNYKVMMLICQRYKISMESLLKEDLSSSLKHRISKHSGKNGNALIDNDNFRLLTITVDNEGRENIELVSQKAAAGYLSGYADEEFIKELPKFRLPFLQSGTYRAFEITGDSMLPIQPGSILIGQYVETAEDLKDGSPYVVVSKNDGIVFKRVMNQLKDEGKLYLHSDNKAYPPYAIGGEDLLEAWKVELFISRPDNKPGVSMEDMMSMVIELQQEVMRLKGHKSA